The proteins below are encoded in one region of Aeromonas jandaei:
- the ppa gene encoding inorganic diphosphatase, with translation MSLNLVPAGKSLPDDIYVIIEIPQNADPIKYEVDKDSGAIFVDRFMSTPMFYPCNYGYVNATLSLDGDPVDVLVPTPYPLLAGSVIRCRPVGVLKMTDESGEDAKIVAVPHSKLTKQYDHIQDVNDLPELLKAQIQHFFERYKELEAGKWVKVEGWGDKAAAEAEIKTSAERYAAK, from the coding sequence ATGAGCCTGAACCTGGTACCGGCCGGCAAGAGCCTGCCCGACGATATCTACGTCATCATCGAAATCCCGCAGAATGCCGACCCGATCAAATACGAAGTCGACAAGGATAGCGGCGCGATTTTCGTGGATCGCTTCATGTCCACCCCCATGTTCTATCCGTGCAACTACGGCTATGTGAACGCGACCCTCTCTCTGGATGGTGACCCCGTCGACGTACTGGTTCCGACCCCCTACCCGCTGCTGGCTGGCTCCGTCATCCGCTGCCGTCCGGTTGGCGTGCTGAAGATGACCGACGAATCTGGCGAAGATGCCAAGATTGTTGCCGTACCGCACTCCAAGCTGACCAAGCAGTACGACCACATTCAGGATGTGAACGATCTGCCGGAACTGCTGAAAGCACAGATCCAGCACTTCTTCGAGCGTTACAAAGAGCTGGAAGCAGGCAAATGGGTCAAGGTTGAAGGTTGGGGCGACAAGGCCGCTGCCGAAGCCGAGATCAAAACCTCTGCCGAGCGTTACGCTGCAAAATAA
- a CDS encoding YtfJ family protein, producing MKHLVLTLALLPCLAFASNIKEANPVPLVNISDKGELVLSGKEISYQPWQSKALTGKVFLIQHIAGRTSAKELNAPMIEAIKAAHLPHDKYQTVTIINSNDAIWGTSGFVKSSAEDSKKEFPWLAIVLDAKGMARNAWDLAPESSAIILVDKEGKVLFAKDGQLDANNIATVMGLIKSHL from the coding sequence ATGAAACATCTCGTACTTACTTTGGCGCTGCTGCCCTGCCTCGCCTTCGCCAGCAACATCAAGGAAGCGAACCCGGTTCCGCTGGTCAATATCAGCGACAAGGGTGAGCTGGTACTCAGCGGCAAAGAGATCAGCTACCAGCCGTGGCAGAGCAAGGCGCTCACCGGCAAGGTCTTCCTGATCCAGCACATCGCCGGTCGCACCAGTGCCAAAGAGCTGAATGCACCGATGATCGAGGCGATCAAGGCAGCTCATCTGCCCCATGACAAGTACCAGACCGTCACCATCATCAACAGCAATGACGCCATCTGGGGCACCTCCGGTTTTGTGAAGAGCAGTGCCGAGGACAGCAAGAAAGAGTTCCCCTGGCTCGCCATCGTGCTGGATGCCAAGGGAATGGCCCGCAACGCTTGGGATCTGGCACCGGAAAGCTCGGCCATCATCCTGGTGGATAAAGAGGGCAAGGTGCTGTTTGCCAAAGATGGCCAGCTCGATGCCAACAACATCGCAACCGTGATGGGGCTCATCAAGTCCCATCTCTAA
- a CDS encoding DUF2607 family protein has protein sequence MGRIKLKIWIVLLGWLLLQPLLARHQLDSALPGHDNHHCLVCALHLDGKQAITPTPYCYADKTADTPVVALMQHSADATPPHSYAIRAPPLAAFIYPFV, from the coding sequence ATGGGTCGTATCAAGCTGAAAATCTGGATCGTGTTGCTGGGCTGGTTGTTGCTGCAACCCCTGCTCGCCCGGCATCAGCTTGACTCCGCCCTGCCCGGTCACGACAACCACCACTGTCTGGTCTGCGCCCTCCATCTGGATGGCAAACAGGCTATCACCCCTACCCCATATTGTTACGCTGATAAAACAGCCGACACACCTGTTGTTGCGCTCATGCAACATTCGGCAGATGCCACCCCGCCCCACAGCTACGCAATCCGTGCGCCGCCGCTCGCCGCTTTTATCTATCCCTTTGTTTAA
- a CDS encoding DUF2796 domain-containing protein, which yields MKAVTLLLAVATFAAHANHDEHESHSHGAHEHGHGHLNLVVDGDQLMIELQAPAADLVGFEHAAKSDEEKAQYAKAIARLQQPDPLFRFDPAAGCKLTQQELQTAKEDHDHDHDHDHDHDHDKAASREHEHHHDHDEAGHADMGAMYTYTCATPAKLTGLEATLFSVYPSLEKLSVQGILPTGQTAAELTPSANKLSW from the coding sequence ATGAAAGCAGTTACCCTGTTGCTGGCGGTAGCCACCTTTGCCGCGCACGCCAATCACGATGAACACGAAAGTCACAGCCACGGCGCCCACGAACATGGCCACGGCCACCTCAATCTGGTGGTCGATGGCGACCAGCTGATGATCGAGCTGCAAGCACCTGCTGCCGATCTGGTGGGCTTCGAACACGCAGCCAAGAGCGATGAAGAGAAGGCACAATATGCCAAGGCAATCGCCCGTCTCCAGCAGCCTGACCCCCTGTTTCGCTTCGACCCGGCCGCCGGCTGCAAGCTGACCCAGCAGGAGCTGCAGACGGCCAAAGAAGATCACGACCATGACCATGACCATGACCATGACCATGACCATGACAAGGCTGCCAGCAGGGAGCATGAGCACCACCATGATCATGACGAAGCGGGTCACGCCGATATGGGCGCCATGTACACCTACACCTGCGCCACCCCGGCCAAACTCACCGGTCTTGAAGCGACCCTGTTCAGCGTCTATCCGAGCCTTGAGAAGCTGAGCGTGCAGGGGATCCTGCCCACCGGCCAGACCGCAGCCGAACTGACCCCGTCCGCCAACAAGCTGAGCTGGTAA
- a CDS encoding ABC transporter ATP-binding protein codes for MKNAVVEIRDLAFAWPGHEVVLDLPTLTIAKGERVFIKGPSGSGKSTLLGLLAGIQTANHGTLEVLGQPLARLSGRARDHFRAANLGYIFQQFNLLPFLSVLDNVTAALTFSPEKRSRLQATPQQEARRLLAELQLPDEALHRPVHALSIGQQQRVAAARALIGSPPLVIADEPTSALDTDNRAAFIKLLFEECDKQGSTLIFVSHDPHLEPLFPRVENLQQLNRRASC; via the coding sequence ATGAAAAACGCCGTGGTTGAGATCCGTGATCTGGCCTTTGCCTGGCCGGGTCACGAGGTTGTACTCGACCTGCCCACCCTGACCATTGCAAAGGGCGAGCGGGTCTTTATCAAGGGGCCGTCGGGCTCCGGCAAATCGACGCTGCTCGGCCTGCTGGCCGGGATCCAGACCGCCAACCACGGCACCCTGGAGGTGCTGGGCCAGCCACTGGCCCGGCTCTCTGGCCGCGCCCGTGACCACTTCCGGGCGGCCAATCTCGGTTACATCTTCCAGCAGTTCAACCTGCTGCCGTTTCTCTCGGTGCTGGATAACGTCACCGCTGCGCTCACCTTCTCCCCCGAGAAGCGCAGCCGGCTGCAAGCCACGCCACAACAGGAGGCGCGCCGCCTGCTGGCAGAGCTGCAACTGCCGGACGAAGCGCTGCATCGCCCCGTGCACGCCCTCAGCATCGGCCAGCAACAGCGGGTCGCTGCGGCACGCGCTCTCATTGGCTCACCACCGCTGGTGATCGCCGACGAGCCCACCTCGGCCCTCGACACCGACAACCGGGCCGCCTTTATCAAGCTGCTGTTTGAGGAGTGCGACAAGCAGGGTTCGACCCTCATCTTCGTCAGCCACGACCCTCATCTCGAACCCCTGTTCCCGCGGGTGGAGAACCTGCAACAGCTCAACCGGAGGGCATCATGCTGA
- a CDS encoding ABC transporter permease codes for MLTLALQSLWARRLTAGLTLLAIAISVTLLLGVERVRNQARDSFANTVSGTDLIVGARSGQVNLLLYSVFRIGNPTNNVGWDSYQAIKQRPGIAWTIPLSLGDSHKGFRVLGTNGDYFTHLKYGQQQSLQLREGRPFDTPFEAVLGSQVAEKLGYHLGQSIVIAHGAGNTSFSQHDNLPFKVVGILAPTGTPIDRTIHVPLAGIEAIHLGWDTGRHSKNVTPEQALAQDLTPKTITAFMVGLSNRILAFQLQRTINTYPREPLMAILPGAALQELWSLMSVAETALSVIAGFVVVAGLIGMLTTLLAGLNERRRELAILRSLGAGPTHIFLLLALEAMALTTVGIAFGVAVLYLGQGLATPWLLSHYGLQLSLGLPSAYEWQLLGLVWLAGMVIGLLPAARAYRYSLSDGMSIRV; via the coding sequence ATGCTGACTCTCGCCCTGCAAAGTCTCTGGGCCCGCCGCCTCACCGCCGGGCTCACCCTGCTGGCCATCGCCATCAGCGTCACCCTGCTACTCGGGGTAGAGCGGGTGCGCAATCAGGCGCGCGACAGCTTTGCCAATACCGTCTCCGGCACCGATCTCATCGTCGGCGCCCGCTCCGGTCAGGTGAATCTGCTGCTCTACTCGGTGTTTCGCATCGGCAATCCGACCAACAACGTGGGGTGGGACTCCTATCAGGCCATCAAGCAGCGCCCCGGCATTGCCTGGACCATCCCGCTCTCCCTCGGTGACTCCCACAAGGGATTTCGGGTGCTCGGCACCAACGGCGACTACTTCACCCACCTGAAGTACGGCCAGCAGCAGTCGCTGCAGCTGCGCGAGGGGCGACCGTTCGACACGCCTTTTGAAGCGGTACTCGGCTCCCAGGTGGCCGAGAAGCTCGGCTATCACCTTGGCCAGTCCATCGTCATCGCCCACGGCGCTGGCAACACCTCCTTCAGCCAGCACGACAACCTGCCGTTCAAGGTGGTGGGCATTCTGGCGCCGACCGGTACGCCCATCGATCGCACCATCCATGTGCCGCTGGCGGGGATCGAGGCGATCCATCTCGGTTGGGATACCGGTCGCCACAGCAAGAACGTCACCCCGGAGCAGGCGCTGGCGCAGGATCTCACTCCGAAAACCATCACCGCCTTTATGGTGGGGTTGAGCAACCGGATTCTGGCGTTCCAGCTGCAACGCACCATCAACACCTATCCCAGAGAGCCGCTGATGGCGATCCTGCCGGGCGCCGCCCTGCAGGAGCTGTGGAGCCTGATGAGCGTAGCGGAAACCGCCCTGTCGGTCATCGCCGGCTTTGTGGTGGTGGCGGGCCTTATCGGCATGCTGACCACCTTGCTCGCCGGGCTTAACGAACGGCGCCGGGAACTCGCCATATTGCGCTCCCTCGGTGCCGGCCCCACCCATATCTTCCTGCTGCTGGCGCTGGAGGCAATGGCGCTGACCACCGTCGGCATCGCGTTCGGGGTGGCAGTGCTCTATCTCGGGCAGGGGCTTGCTACCCCCTGGCTGCTCAGCCACTATGGCCTGCAACTGAGTCTGGGGCTGCCGAGTGCCTACGAGTGGCAGCTGCTGGGGCTGGTGTGGCTGGCGGGCATGGTGATCGGCCTGCTCCCCGCCGCCCGCGCCTACCGCTACAGCCTGAGCGATGGCATGAGTATTCGCGTCTAG
- a CDS encoding DUF3299 domain-containing protein produces the protein MMKWKIVALLASLLALPAMAADDYKTIDWDVLIPQGEKIQPPPPINHDGNFASVPQPVGGVNKKLNEQNVRLPGFVVPLEGDAKKITAFLLVPYFGACIHVPPPPTNQVVYVSYPKGAPVDDLWDAIWVKGKMRTVSSSHEMATASYAMDAVEVSVYEE, from the coding sequence ATGATGAAGTGGAAAATAGTGGCGCTGCTCGCCAGCCTGCTGGCTCTGCCCGCCATGGCCGCAGACGATTACAAGACCATCGACTGGGACGTGCTCATCCCGCAGGGAGAGAAGATCCAGCCGCCCCCGCCGATCAACCATGACGGCAACTTCGCCTCGGTGCCGCAACCTGTGGGTGGCGTGAACAAGAAGCTGAATGAGCAGAATGTACGGCTGCCTGGCTTCGTGGTACCGCTGGAGGGGGATGCCAAGAAGATCACCGCCTTCCTGCTGGTGCCCTACTTTGGCGCCTGCATCCACGTGCCGCCCCCGCCCACCAATCAGGTGGTCTATGTGAGCTACCCCAAGGGGGCGCCAGTGGATGACCTGTGGGACGCCATCTGGGTCAAGGGCAAGATGCGCACAGTCAGCTCCAGCCACGAAATGGCCACCGCCTCCTACGCCATGGATGCGGTGGAGGTGAGCGTTTACGAGGAGTAA
- a CDS encoding TIGR03899 family protein yields the protein MADLPPPKKESSILSSQEQTLRLARSRGIDGMLTRNTDSTFEQRATFRHLADQAARQRNLEAIMVMASRHCEETAAGGEMDSDWLTRFLQLAEDISMVPMQQLWGRIFALEVATPGRFSIRALSTLKEMTQREAQLFQRICSLTCHYAGSDEQRLLLGLHKGASLLSRAKATRLGLGKYRLPYSALLQLFELGLLHKGELESGPLPADGVELEFGNQRWRLQRKQNNITLLYYRLTPVGNELAQLLTDTPLDEYLQDLKTVLVQGMQIEVQQQPSEPPPSTTEPTPASHP from the coding sequence ATGGCCGATCTGCCCCCCCCCAAGAAAGAGAGTTCGATCCTGAGCAGTCAGGAGCAGACACTGCGTCTGGCACGCAGCCGCGGCATCGACGGCATGCTCACCCGCAACACCGACAGCACCTTCGAACAGCGCGCTACCTTTCGCCATCTGGCGGATCAGGCCGCCCGCCAGCGCAATCTGGAAGCCATCATGGTGATGGCCTCCCGTCACTGTGAAGAGACCGCCGCCGGCGGCGAGATGGACAGCGACTGGCTGACCCGCTTCCTGCAACTGGCGGAAGATATCAGCATGGTGCCGATGCAGCAGCTGTGGGGGCGGATCTTCGCGCTGGAGGTCGCCACCCCGGGTCGCTTCTCCATTCGGGCGCTCTCCACCCTCAAAGAGATGACCCAGCGCGAAGCCCAGCTGTTCCAGCGCATCTGCTCCCTCACCTGCCACTATGCGGGCAGTGACGAGCAGCGCCTGCTGCTGGGGCTGCACAAGGGCGCCAGTCTGCTGAGCCGTGCCAAGGCAACCCGGCTGGGGCTCGGCAAATATCGCCTCCCCTACAGCGCCCTGCTGCAGCTGTTCGAGCTCGGTCTGCTGCACAAGGGCGAGCTGGAGTCCGGCCCGCTGCCCGCCGATGGGGTGGAGCTGGAGTTTGGCAACCAGCGCTGGCGGCTGCAGCGCAAGCAGAACAACATCACTCTGCTCTACTACCGGCTCACCCCGGTGGGTAACGAGCTGGCCCAGCTGCTCACCGATACCCCGCTGGATGAGTACCTGCAGGATCTGAAAACCGTGCTGGTGCAGGGGATGCAGATAGAGGTGCAGCAACAACCGAGCGAGCCGCCCCCCTCAACCACCGAACCAACTCCCGCAAGCCATCCCTGA
- a CDS encoding methyl-accepting chemotaxis protein, whose amino-acid sequence MRVNQPVTQRERLYPEHQSLISTTDLESRITYANDEFCEIAGFQLDELVGEHHNLVRHPDMPKQAFGDLWGHIKEGKSWMGPVKNRCKNGDHYWVSAFVTPIKDANGRVVEYQSVRTAPSEEIKQRAEKVYADLRNNKLPLALKLPTFSHTLAINLCLLLSLATILSLSFTNPLGWQLSLAAIPLAVAAITLNALSRRLGKLNKMARSRFDNPLMQLLYTNKVDNIAAIELSMVMNQAEFNAVLARTQQTCSRILQAAEGDLRNAESITENLQQQQAETNQVATAITEMSESIREVSQSSTDSSSLLDETADLFKSGNSSVTETVAAVAGMNSELTTSRTVISALVGHCRDIDGILDVINNIANQTNLLALNAAIEAARAGEAGRGFSVVADEIRSLAIKTQSSTSEIQKMITELQNSSGEAEQAMEKGCLLADSCQQKASATGAILQQINSMLQQVASGSSQIAHAVQEQSHVTAEINRNVLSIKTLADDSSVGSQHAVHGITQLVTQLSDLNRLVRQFQKGAPATQSRYEMPAARVVPVR is encoded by the coding sequence ATGAGAGTCAATCAACCGGTTACCCAACGCGAACGTCTCTATCCGGAACACCAGAGCCTCATCTCCACCACGGATCTGGAGAGTCGTATCACTTACGCCAATGACGAGTTCTGCGAGATTGCCGGCTTCCAGCTGGACGAACTGGTGGGCGAACACCACAATCTGGTGCGCCACCCGGACATGCCGAAACAGGCCTTTGGCGACCTGTGGGGTCACATCAAAGAAGGTAAAAGCTGGATGGGGCCGGTGAAGAACCGCTGCAAAAATGGCGACCACTACTGGGTCAGCGCCTTTGTCACCCCGATCAAAGATGCCAATGGTCGGGTCGTCGAGTACCAGTCAGTGCGCACCGCGCCGAGTGAAGAGATCAAGCAGCGTGCCGAGAAGGTCTATGCCGACCTGCGCAACAACAAGCTGCCGCTGGCGCTGAAACTGCCGACCTTCTCCCACACCCTGGCTATCAACCTCTGCCTGCTGCTGAGTCTGGCGACCATTCTCAGCCTCTCCTTCACCAACCCGCTGGGCTGGCAGTTGTCGCTGGCCGCCATTCCGCTGGCCGTGGCCGCCATCACCCTGAACGCCCTCTCTCGCCGCCTCGGCAAGCTCAACAAGATGGCCCGCAGCCGCTTTGACAACCCGCTGATGCAGCTGCTCTACACCAACAAGGTGGACAACATCGCCGCCATCGAGCTCTCGATGGTGATGAATCAGGCCGAGTTCAACGCCGTGCTGGCCCGTACCCAGCAGACCTGCAGCCGGATCCTGCAAGCCGCCGAGGGGGATCTGCGCAACGCCGAATCCATCACCGAAAACCTGCAGCAGCAACAGGCCGAGACCAATCAGGTAGCGACCGCCATCACCGAGATGTCCGAGTCCATTCGCGAGGTCTCACAGAGTTCGACCGACTCCTCCAGCCTGCTGGACGAGACCGCCGACCTGTTCAAGAGCGGCAACAGCAGCGTCACCGAAACCGTCGCCGCCGTCGCTGGCATGAACAGCGAACTGACCACCTCCAGAACTGTCATCAGCGCGCTGGTCGGCCACTGCCGCGATATCGACGGCATCCTCGATGTCATCAACAACATCGCCAACCAGACCAACCTGCTGGCCCTCAATGCCGCCATCGAAGCCGCCCGTGCTGGCGAGGCGGGCCGTGGTTTCTCGGTGGTCGCCGACGAGATCCGCTCGCTCGCCATCAAGACCCAATCCTCTACCAGCGAAATCCAGAAGATGATCACCGAGCTGCAGAACAGCTCCGGCGAAGCAGAGCAGGCGATGGAGAAGGGCTGCCTGCTGGCGGACAGCTGCCAGCAGAAGGCATCGGCCACCGGCGCCATCCTGCAGCAAATCAACAGCATGCTGCAGCAGGTCGCCTCCGGCAGCAGCCAGATTGCCCACGCAGTACAAGAGCAATCCCACGTCACTGCCGAGATCAACCGCAACGTGCTCAGCATCAAAACCCTGGCCGATGACTCCAGCGTCGGCAGCCAACACGCCGTCCACGGCATCACCCAGCTGGTGACCCAGCTGAGCGACCTCAACCGTCTGGTACGCCAGTTCCAGAAAGGCGCTCCGGCAACCCAGAGCCGCTACGAGATGCCAGCCGCCCGCGTGGTGCCGGTTCGCTAA
- a CDS encoding SLATT domain-containing protein, with protein MDINNIWFTRKARIRASERLLENDFHAQCILIYYSSLVVCVSILDLGVDDIFNGKAGVILCALSVAVLVLSSFITSINFKGRGLAFKDNYISLHALYEKVNASNTQQLSSIQTDEYFELLKNCENHLDLDDLYARVIYCKNDTSRKASCHEVINIYIYIIKRKTTILALYIIPVVSLWWAW; from the coding sequence ATGGACATAAATAATATTTGGTTTACTCGAAAAGCAAGGATTAGAGCATCTGAGCGTCTTCTGGAAAATGATTTTCATGCACAATGCATTTTAATCTATTATTCATCTTTAGTTGTTTGCGTTTCAATTTTAGATTTGGGTGTTGATGACATATTTAATGGCAAGGCTGGTGTGATTTTATGTGCTTTATCAGTTGCAGTATTAGTTTTATCATCATTCATTACCAGTATTAATTTTAAAGGTAGAGGTTTGGCATTTAAAGATAACTACATTTCATTACATGCCCTATATGAGAAAGTTAATGCGTCAAATACACAACAGTTAAGTTCAATCCAAACCGATGAATATTTTGAATTATTGAAGAATTGTGAGAACCACCTTGATTTAGATGACCTCTATGCCCGTGTTATTTATTGCAAGAACGACACATCTAGAAAGGCATCCTGCCATGAGGTTATTAACATTTATATCTACATAATCAAAAGAAAAACAACAATACTTGCACTGTATATTATTCCTGTAGTTAGTTTGTGGTGGGCATGGTGA
- a CDS encoding reverse transcriptase domain-containing protein — MTPYKLFKSFTSKKNLTQVYENHIKNKPAVGLDKINNHTFSKRLDDEIDVIHRKIRNKTYHFTTYKQKLISKGANKYPRCISIPTIRDRITLKVLCELLQALYKEKIKQEIPQTKIERIKGSLQTGTYSHYIKIDLANFYPSIHHEKLLAKLSKRIRSKQILNLIESALKTATLPTPDRNKQNTCGIPQGIAISNILADIYFIDIDERISKIEGIHYERYVDDIFILCKEEYAHEILRATFELLTTEGLEPHPIEALGSKSKLDNLNNRFSFLGYEFHPSKVTVKSESRQKLESSIVKLFTTYKYQVEKIEGEHLEYRERLKKILQWRVNLRLTGCIFEDSRRGWVFYFSQINDQEILYKIDRLVHSFCKRFKIPDVHFKKISKAYLEAKIKNKDDHKYIINFDKLTVTEKRKILETYLGEERIGARSNDEINRLFKLRIKHIIAELEKDIQSAY; from the coding sequence ATGACACCTTACAAATTATTTAAAAGTTTTACATCCAAAAAAAACCTTACGCAAGTTTATGAAAACCACATAAAAAACAAACCAGCTGTTGGTTTAGATAAAATAAATAACCACACTTTTTCAAAACGACTTGATGATGAAATTGATGTAATACATAGAAAAATTAGAAATAAAACCTATCATTTTACCACCTATAAACAAAAGCTAATTTCTAAGGGAGCGAACAAATACCCTAGATGCATTTCAATCCCAACAATACGAGATCGAATAACTCTAAAAGTTCTATGTGAACTTTTACAGGCATTGTATAAAGAAAAAATAAAACAAGAAATACCTCAAACAAAAATAGAACGAATAAAAGGTTCTTTACAAACAGGTACATATTCACATTATATTAAAATCGACCTAGCTAATTTTTATCCATCTATTCATCATGAAAAATTATTAGCTAAATTATCAAAAAGAATACGTTCCAAGCAAATCCTTAACCTTATTGAATCCGCATTAAAAACTGCAACATTACCTACACCAGATAGAAATAAACAAAATACATGTGGAATACCACAGGGTATTGCCATATCAAATATCTTGGCTGACATATACTTCATTGATATTGACGAGAGAATATCAAAGATAGAAGGAATCCATTACGAAAGATACGTAGATGACATATTCATACTATGCAAAGAGGAGTATGCTCATGAGATTTTAAGAGCAACCTTTGAATTACTAACTACTGAGGGATTGGAACCTCACCCTATAGAAGCTCTAGGTTCAAAATCAAAACTAGACAATCTAAACAATAGATTCTCATTTTTAGGTTATGAATTTCATCCCTCGAAAGTGACAGTGAAATCAGAAAGTCGTCAAAAATTAGAGTCATCGATCGTCAAATTATTTACAACTTACAAATATCAGGTAGAAAAAATCGAAGGTGAACATCTTGAATACAGAGAAAGGCTGAAGAAAATTCTCCAATGGAGAGTTAACTTACGTCTAACCGGGTGTATATTCGAAGATTCAAGACGAGGCTGGGTATTTTATTTCTCACAAATAAATGACCAAGAGATATTATATAAAATAGACAGACTCGTACACTCATTTTGTAAACGATTCAAAATACCCGACGTCCACTTTAAAAAAATATCGAAAGCATACCTTGAAGCAAAAATAAAAAACAAAGACGATCACAAATATATAATAAACTTTGATAAGTTAACGGTGACAGAAAAAAGGAAAATCCTCGAGACATATCTGGGCGAAGAAAGAATTGGAGCCAGAAGTAATGATGAGATTAATAGGCTGTTCAAATTAAGAATTAAACATATTATCGCAGAGCTAGAAAAAGATATTCAATCTGCATATTAA
- the cysC gene encoding adenylyl-sulfate kinase — protein MNNVVWHQHAVNKASRAEAKGQRPLVIWFTGLSGAGKSTLAGALEQALAAEGKHTYLLDGDNVRHGLCGDLGFDDAARQENIRRVGEVAKLMVDAGLIVLTAFISPFRAERALVRSLLGEGEFVEVFVDAPLAVCEERDPKGLYKKARAGEIRNFTGIDSAYEAPEQPEIHLLNAGKPVAALVDELLTALRQGNYL, from the coding sequence ATGAATAACGTTGTGTGGCACCAGCATGCGGTGAACAAGGCCAGCCGGGCCGAGGCCAAGGGGCAGCGACCACTGGTGATCTGGTTTACCGGGCTGTCGGGGGCAGGCAAATCGACTCTGGCGGGGGCGCTGGAGCAGGCGCTGGCCGCCGAGGGCAAGCACACCTATCTGCTGGATGGTGACAATGTGCGCCATGGCCTGTGCGGCGATCTCGGTTTCGATGATGCCGCGCGGCAGGAGAATATCCGCCGGGTCGGCGAGGTGGCAAAACTGATGGTGGATGCGGGCCTGATCGTGCTCACCGCCTTTATCTCGCCATTTCGTGCCGAGCGGGCGCTGGTGCGCAGTCTCCTGGGCGAAGGGGAGTTTGTCGAGGTGTTTGTCGATGCGCCGCTCGCCGTCTGCGAAGAGCGCGACCCCAAGGGGCTCTACAAAAAGGCGCGGGCAGGGGAAATTCGCAACTTTACCGGTATCGACTCCGCCTACGAGGCCCCCGAGCAGCCGGAGATCCATCTGCTGAATGCCGGTAAACCGGTCGCTGCGCTGGTGGATGAGTTGCTGACCGCCCTGCGGCAGGGGAACTACCTGTAG